A genomic stretch from Hemicordylus capensis ecotype Gifberg chromosome 5, rHemCap1.1.pri, whole genome shotgun sequence includes:
- the UBE2D3 gene encoding ubiquitin-conjugating enzyme E2 D3 isoform X4: MALKRINKELSDLARDPPAQCSAGPVGDDMFHWQATIMGPNDSPYQGGVFFLTIHFPTDYPFKPPKVAFTTRIYHPNINSNGSICLDILRSQWSPALTISKVLLSICSLLCDPNPDDPLVPEIARIYKTDRDKYNRLAREWTEKYAML, from the exons GAACTTAGTGACTTGGCCCGTGACCCACCAGCGCAGTGTTCTGCAGGTCCTGTTGGAGATGACA tgTTTCATTGGCAAGCCACAATTATGGGTCCT AATGACAGTCCATATCAAGGTGGTGTGTTCTTCCTGACAATTCACTTTCCTACAGACTACCCTTTCAAACCACCTAAG GTTGCATTTACAACAAGAATTTATCATCCAAATATTAACAGTAATGGCAGCATTTGTCTCGACATTCTAAGATCACAGTGGTCTCCTGCTTTAACTATTTCTAAAG TTCTCTTATCCATTTGTTCACTGCTATGTGACCCAAATCCAGATGATCCCTTAGTGCCAGAGATTGCACGTATCTATAAAACAGACAGAGACAA GTACAATAGGTTAgcaagagagtggacagagaaatacGCTATGCTGTAG